One window of the Rufibacter radiotolerans genome contains the following:
- the guaB gene encoding IMP dehydrogenase — MQSHAPNILFEGLTYDDVLLLPAYSEVLPKDTNTSSQLTRNIRVNIPLVSAAMDTVTEADMAIAMAQEGGIGFIHKNMSIKLQAELVRKVKRSESGMILDPVTLHENATLGEAIQLMKEHKIGGIPVLSADKKLVGIITNRDLRFEKNFAIKVSEIMTKDRLITAPKGIELDKAEDILQEYKIEKLPVVDENGVLAGLITYKDILKRKHRPYACKDEFGRLRVGAAVGVTADVLDRVAALVEAGVDVISVDTAHGHSKGVMEAVRKIKTAFPNVDLIAGNVATAEGAKALADSGADAVKVGVGPGSICTTRIIAGIGVPQLSAVIEAVRGLEGTGVPVIADGGVKFSGDIVKAIAGGASTIMIGSLLAGTEEAPGDMLIFEGRKFKTYRGMGSIEAMGEGSKDRYFQDAEDDVKKLVPEGIVGRVPYKGLAGEVLYQLVGGLKAGMGYCGAPDIETLKKAKMVKITGAGLRESHPHDVQITREAPNYSR, encoded by the coding sequence ATGCAGTCTCACGCTCCCAATATCCTCTTTGAAGGTCTCACGTACGACGACGTTCTCCTCCTACCTGCTTATTCTGAGGTACTTCCCAAAGACACCAACACGTCCAGCCAGCTAACCCGCAACATAAGGGTGAACATTCCGCTTGTTTCGGCGGCTATGGACACCGTCACGGAAGCTGACATGGCTATTGCCATGGCCCAGGAAGGCGGCATCGGGTTTATCCATAAGAACATGAGCATTAAACTGCAGGCCGAACTGGTGCGCAAGGTGAAACGCTCAGAGAGCGGCATGATCTTGGACCCGGTCACCCTGCATGAGAATGCTACCCTCGGCGAGGCCATCCAGCTCATGAAAGAGCACAAGATCGGGGGTATCCCGGTGCTTTCCGCCGACAAGAAACTGGTGGGCATCATCACCAATAGGGACCTACGGTTTGAAAAGAATTTCGCCATCAAGGTCTCTGAGATCATGACCAAAGACCGCCTGATCACCGCCCCCAAAGGCATAGAGCTGGACAAGGCCGAGGACATCCTGCAGGAATACAAGATTGAGAAATTACCCGTCGTAGACGAGAACGGCGTTCTGGCCGGCCTGATTACCTATAAAGACATTCTTAAGCGCAAGCACCGCCCCTACGCCTGCAAAGACGAGTTCGGTCGGCTGCGCGTAGGCGCCGCCGTTGGCGTGACCGCCGATGTGCTGGACCGCGTGGCGGCCCTGGTGGAAGCCGGCGTAGACGTGATCAGCGTTGACACCGCCCACGGACACTCCAAAGGTGTGATGGAGGCCGTGCGCAAAATCAAGACCGCCTTCCCTAACGTAGACCTTATTGCCGGTAACGTGGCTACCGCCGAAGGCGCCAAAGCCCTGGCCGACTCAGGCGCCGATGCCGTGAAGGTGGGCGTAGGGCCGGGCAGCATCTGTACCACCCGTATTATTGCCGGTATTGGGGTTCCCCAGCTCTCAGCGGTCATTGAGGCCGTAAGAGGTCTGGAAGGCACCGGCGTTCCAGTGATCGCCGACGGTGGCGTGAAATTCTCCGGGGATATTGTCAAGGCCATTGCCGGCGGCGCCAGCACCATCATGATTGGCTCCCTGCTGGCCGGCACCGAGGAGGCCCCTGGCGACATGCTGATTTTTGAAGGCCGTAAATTCAAGACCTACCGCGGCATGGGTTCCATTGAGGCCATGGGCGAAGGCTCCAAAGACCGTTATTTCCAGGATGCCGAGGACGATGTAAAAAAACTGGTACCCGAAGGGATAGTGGGCCGCGTGCCCTATAAAGGCCTGGCCGGCGAGGTTCTCTACCAGTTGGTGGGTGGTCTTAAGGCCGGTATGGGCTACTGCGGCGCCCCTGACATAGAGACACTTAAGAAAGCCAAGATGGTGAAAATAACGGGAGCCGGTTTACGCGAGAGCCATCCGCATGATGTGCAGATTACCCGCGAGGCGCCTAATTACAGCAGATAA
- a CDS encoding rhodanese-like domain-containing protein codes for MLPEITPLQLKERLDRQEPLQLIDVREPEEWAICNLGGELIPLDDLPKATPRLDKETPTVLICHHGFRSAQALMFLQQRHGFTNLLNLKGGIHAWALEVDPTCAVY; via the coding sequence ATGCTGCCAGAGATCACGCCCCTACAATTAAAAGAACGCCTGGACCGCCAGGAGCCGCTGCAACTCATTGACGTGCGCGAGCCCGAGGAATGGGCCATCTGTAACCTAGGCGGCGAGCTCATCCCCCTGGATGATTTGCCCAAAGCAACCCCGCGCTTGGACAAAGAAACGCCCACCGTGCTTATCTGCCACCACGGGTTCCGGAGCGCACAGGCCCTTATGTTCCTGCAGCAGCGCCACGGCTTCACCAACCTGCTCAACCTGAAAGGCGGCATCCATGCCTGGGCGCTGGAGGTAGACCCCACCTGCGCGGTCTATTAA